Within Conger conger chromosome 3, fConCon1.1, whole genome shotgun sequence, the genomic segment AAGTATGACAGATGGCTTTCAGTTAAGATAAAATGTTCAGCATTTCACTaaatttggattttatttaaatcttaaCAGTGTGCTGCTTTTGTTCCTTTTCAAACAATAATAAGTCCGCTCCACATCCAGCCTACATTTCCCTTATTATGTGAACTCTTACCCTTCATTCCTCACCTCCCTGCAGCTACCCAAACCTGAAGAAGCAGCCCCAGCCCCTGGCAGACAAACTGTCGAGATATGGAAATGCCCCCCTCATCATGCCTGCATTTGCATTTAGATTCTGCACAGCAATCGCCTTCAGAGTTCACCAAGCCCTCCGCCCATTCTACCCTCAGCAGAAGGTAGTTTTCTTCAACCCTAACTACCTGCGGAATCTGCACCGTTACTGGCGGCAGAGGGGCCAGCGGGCACCCCGTCTCTCCTCAGGGTTAATGCTGGCGAGTGTAGCCCTGGAGCTGTGTGACGAGGTGCACCTTTATGGGTTCTGGCCCTTTAACTTTGACCTTTCCCAGAAGCAATTGTCCCATCACTACTATGACAATGTTGGACCCCATCGTGGGTTACATTCCATGCCTCAGGAGTTCCTCCAGCTACTGAACATGCACGGTAATGGGGCAATAAACCTCCATATTGGGAAATGCCAGTGAATATGCCTGCAATCAAATAAGTTTGTTTGGAAGTCCAAGGATGTACAGTACAGCTGTATAGTGCTAAACACAGACGAAGTAATGAAATATATCATTACAGTGAataattttccatttccttCTGAGCTTCCTTTCCAGATTGAGAAAGACTTTGCAAAAACGTTGGCTCAGGACtggtagttcattgatacaCTGTATGaacaaatcaattaaataacCATTATTTTTGgtgtgtgcccctgataatacAGTTTTTTCAGTTGTCACATACACTTGATgtcatataaaaaatatgtaatcTACACTTCTGTTTCCTATATCTTCAACTAGCATAGCAATCATGATGAATTTCTATAgtcatactgttgtttaggctgcactaTTCCAGAGAATTGAGACTTGACTTAGACtgtagctcagagacttgagacttgaatcgaacttgcatttgatgacttgtgaacatcgCTAGTGGGTAGACATTTGTTGTAGTCCAGCATTGAAACATTGGATTAATCTGATCAGACAATACCTTTATTACCTATTGTTAGATTGCAATATCGTTATATTGTTAGACTGATACCAGTCCattataagtaaaaaaaaaaaagtcttagaAAAAAAAGCTCAAAAAAGCACAGTTTTGATTTACATGGATACTGACTCAGGCAAAAGCTATTCCACCCAAAACCAGCCCAACTAGTAAGATGGCGAGTCCCTGTGGTGAGTGTGCACAGATTCCAGGAAGTCACATGGTTCTGCCAGCCTGTGAGTCTTGTGGCTCCACCACTGGGCCTGTCTGTATCTGCTGTACTTGATGAGGAGAGTTCTGCAgctatacacatatatacatggACAGTAAGCACATATCTACAGAGGGCTCCGTaactattggcacccttgataaaaacaaagaaaaaagttttcaaCATAGATaatctatatacactcagtgagcacttaatttaGATATTTATAACACTCATTGGTCTAGAGGTTTATTTAGTGGAAGACAAGATTCTTACAGCCCCATGTGTAGAACAGGTGTCATAGAATTGTACAGCAACAGTCTGCATTCACTTTCACAAGATGTCTTAATCATAGAGATGTGATGCCACCTGTTGACCAGATGGAGAATTACAGATTCTACAATATCTGAAAAGTGATGTGTGGCCTAATCGTCTTTTATGATAAATGGCATTTTATTTGGTGGTTTGGATTTCCAGAACACAGGCAATCCCATTTATTCTACCGATTACCAAGTTAATTTATGTACCGATATGTCAGTTTGCCTTTGTACAGAAAtggcaatgcaaatatttgctcTGATTATCAAGCATCAACCAGTCATGCTTCAGTCAATACATGTTGTAATGGTTGTAGTGGAATAAGTTCTGAAgccacaagacatgaaatttgagccaaagctaatcttcctcgcacgggccgccaaataacgtagggattttagtCTCTACGAAACCGAggcgccaattaatgtagtgtagcagtaaaactgcaaaaagtaatcagtctcataaaattacttatcataaatatctaaccacaaatttagtattttaattaataattaaaataacataataTTCATGATttaacataccgataacctgaaggttggaagttattttaaagactgctttaactcggctctcatgtctgtgacgccaaaacagacaccggatttaataaaatatatttaaacaaacgtacaaacacagaatagATATAGGGGTTGGACTAAccact encodes:
- the LOC133124758 gene encoding alpha-2,8-sialyltransferase 8F-like isoform X2, whose translation is MRQLMSCPWTSNITQKERYRVELYYSCNATEELVLTKQNTALGQKITYEAEKATRVVGNSLLQMFPEITPWRTGGQLGRCAVVGNGGILKNSSCGSDINMADFVIRLNLAPINFSTDVGVKTNMMTANPTQIQRGYPNLKKQPQPLADKLSRYGNAPLIMPAFAFRFCTAIAFRVHQALRPFYPQQKVVFFNPNYLRNLHRYWRQRGQRAPRLSSGLMLASVALELCDEVHLYGFWPFNFDLSQKQLSHHYYDNVGPHRGLHSMPQEFLQLLNMHGNGAINLHIGKCQ